In a genomic window of Urocitellus parryii isolate mUroPar1 chromosome 11, mUroPar1.hap1, whole genome shotgun sequence:
- the Psrc1 gene encoding proline/serine-rich coiled-coil protein 1, whose translation MEGLEEDVKFIVDETLDFGGLSPSDSREEEDTAVLVTPEKPLRRGLSHRSDPNAVAPAPQGVRFSLGPLSPEKLEEILDEANRLAAQLEQCALQDRESSGQGPRPLRGKPSPRRETFVLKDSPVRDLLPNVSSLAWSTPSPSSLTPRLWSSDKKGSARALRVTPGKRPSSVKRESPTCNLLPASKSPASSPLVQSTPPLRGKAGPNARATARPPTHVRQALAPQPSTSNSQRHSRPQGTATKASSRLPVPSAIPRPSSRMPLTSRSVPPGKGALPPDSVSTRKGPLRPSTAGHKVPISQRPNLPAASATRSNLQPPRKIAVPGPTR comes from the exons ATGGAGGGTTTGGAGGAAG ATGTCAAGTTTATTGTGGATGAGACCTTGGACTTTGGAGGTCTGTCCCCATCTGACAG TCGTGAGGAGGAAGATACAGCAGTATTGGTGACTCCAGAGAAACCACTCCGACGGGGCCTCTCCCACCGAAGTGACCCAAATGCAGTGGCCCCTGCACCCCAGGGTGTGAGGTTCAGCTTAGGCCCTCTTAGTCCAGAGAAGCTGGAAGAGATCCTCGATGAAGCCAACCGGCTGGCAGCTCAGTTGGAGCAGTGTGCCCTACAGGATCGGGAGAGCTCAGGTCAGGGCCCACGGCCTCTCCGAGGGAAGCCCAGCCCTCGACGGGAGACCTTTGTGCTGAAGGACAGCCCTGTCCGAGACCTGCTACCCAATGTCAGCTCTTTGGCTTGGAGTACACCCTCCCCAAGCAGCCTGACACCTCGGCTCTGGAGCAGTGATAAGAAGGGGTCAGCCAGGGCTCTTAGAGTGACACCTGGAAAGAGGCCCTCCAGTGTGAAGAGG gaATCACCCACTTGCAATCTGTTGCCTGCATCCAAAAGCCCAGCATCATCTCCTCTTGTACAATCAACTCCTCCACTCCGGGGCAAGGCTGGGCCCAATGCAAGGGCAACAGCAA GGCCACCTACCCATGTCAGACAAGCCTTGGCTCCACAGCCTTCAACCAGCAACTCTCAACGCCATTCTCGGCCACAGGGGACAGCTACTAAGGCTTCCAGTCGACTCCCTGTTCCTTCAGCTATCCCCAGGCCCTCTAGCCgaatgccactcaccagccggaGTGTACCACCTGGCAAAGGTGCCCTCCCTCCGGATTCTGTGTCAACTCGAAAAGGGCCTCTAAGACCAAGCACTGCAGGGCACAAAG TTCCTATTTCCCAGCGACCAAACCTTCCTGCTGCTAGTGCCACTCGCAGCAATCTGCAGCCTCCTAGGAAAATTGCAGTCCCTGGACCTACCAGGTAA